The following proteins come from a genomic window of Rutidosis leptorrhynchoides isolate AG116_Rl617_1_P2 chromosome 10, CSIRO_AGI_Rlap_v1, whole genome shotgun sequence:
- the LOC139872703 gene encoding E3 ubiquitin-protein ligase RHF1A: MDSVTAPISSITNTTIMHQIDVDIAAYNYDDDQDVCSICLDEFDSNHNPPTVSTCKHEFHLQCILEWSQRSKECPICWQVIVLKDPASQELLSMMEDERRRRSRVPQIYNGPEVYHDVEYDDSDFEEQVIRTFEVRYRRTNRERVSEVGLSPVHPNVPIGQEMYTSLEDFHSSGYVSSHDSLESSSSMATLIDQTSSPAGSSGILTPDNKDCTSKFRDLNSESLNGSPGIQIVADVHAFSESVKSKFSAASARYKESISKGTQGLKEKLLAKKTPVKELGKGVQREMSARIAGVTKIFERLDTTLKRNTDGVNSNLFKGKQHSQDNVGPDVVVMHL, translated from the exons atggaTTCAGTAACCGCACCAATTTCATCCATCACAAACACTACGATCATGCATCAGATTGATGTTGATATTGCTGcttataattatgatgatgatcagGATGTTTGCAGTATATGTCTCGATGAATTTGACTCCAATCATAACCCTCCcact GTAAGCACTTGCAAGCATGAGTTTCATCTCCAATGTATACTTGAATG GTCACAAAGAAGCAAAGAATGTCCAATATGTTGGCAGGTGATTGTGTTAAAGGATCCAGCCAG TCAAGAACTGCTATCTATGATGGAGGATGAAAGGAGGAGGAGGTCTCGGGTTCCTCAAATATACAATGGTCCGGAAGTTTATCAT GATGTTGAATATGATGATTCTGATTTTGAAGAACAAGTTATAAGAACTTTTGAGGTGCGCTATCGTCGAACGAACAGGGAGCGAGTCTCAGAAGTTGGTTTGTCACCAGTTCATCCTAATGTGCCGATTGGTCAGGAAATGTATACTTCACTTGAAGATTTTCACAGTTCAGGTTATGTTTCATCGCATGATAGTTTAGAGAGTTCTAGCTCGATGGCTACCCTCATTGATCAAACTTCATCACCTGCGGGTTCGAGTGGTATTTTGACACCTGACAATAAAGATTGCACCAGTAAATTCAG AGATCTTAATAGCGAGTCACTAAATGGTAGCCCAGGAATACAAATAGTAGCCGATGTTCATGCATTCTCAGAGTCTGTTAAATCTAAGTTTTCTGCTGCTTCAGCCAG GTATAAGGAATCGATCTCGAAAGGCACTCAAGGATTAAAGGAGAAATTACTTGCTAAAAAAACCCCGGTTAAGGAATTAGGCAAAGGAGTTCAAAGAGAAATGAGTGCACGAATTGCTGGAGTTACTAAAATATTTGAACGTCTGGATACTACTTTAAAAAGAAACACCGATGGAGTAAACTCAAACTTATTTAAAGGGAAACAACATAGCCAAGATAATGTGGGCCCAGACGTAGTGGTCATGCATCTCTAA